From Rhodovibrio salinarum DSM 9154:
CTCCTTCAATGCCCTACACGACGGCCTGACCTGGAAGCTGTACCAGGAAGGCGCCCACCAGGCGCAGACCCCGCGCCGTCCGCACGCGCTCGAGGAGTAGATGGCCCGCGAAAAGCCGCTGCCCGTGCCGGATGGGCCGCAGCCGGCGATTGTGCTGGTGCGCCCGCAGTTGGGCCAGAACATCGGTATGGCCGCGCGCGCGATGTTGAACTGCGGCCTGTCCGACCTGCGCCTCGTGGCCCCGCGTGATGGCTGGCCGAACGCGGACGCGCAGGCCGCCGCGGTGAACGCCCGCGCCGTGGTCGATCAGGCCCGGGTCTACGACAGTACCCACGAGGCGGTGGCGGAGATGGCGCGCGTCTATGCCACCACCGCCCGCGCGCGCGATCAGGTGAAATGGGTGCTGACCCCGCGAGCGACCGGTGCCGATCTGCGTGCGGCGGTACGCGACGAGGGGCCGGCGGCGGTGTTGTTCGGTCCGGAAAAGCAGGGGTTGGAGAACGACGAGGTCGCGCTGGCCGACACGCTGATCCGAGCCCCGCTCAACCCCGGCTTCACCTCCCTCAACCTGGCGCAGGCGGTGTTGATGATCGCCTACGAATGGTGGACGGCGGAGGAGGCCAGTCCGGCGGTCAAGCTGGTCAGCGGCCGGCAGAACAGCGGCCGGGCGGCACGGGTGGAGGAGTTCGACAACTTCATGGCCCGGCTGGAAGCGCGGCTGGAAGCGGCCGGCTATTTCAACATCCCGGAGAAGCGCCCGGCGATGGTGCGCAACCTGCGCAACATCTTCGCCCGCGCCCGCCCGACGGCGGCGGAGATCGATAGCCTGCACGGCATGGTCAAGGCGCTCTGGGAAGCCCCCAAGGTGACCCGTCGCCCGCGCGAGCAGGAGCGCGAGACCGACGATTGACCGTCGGAGTGCCGCGCCAGCAGCGCGCACGCGACAGCTTTACTTGACAAGCCGACGTTCAGCCGTAGTGTCCGCCGCACTTCCTGGGAACGTGGGTCGACCTTCGAGGGTCGGGCCCCGCCCGTCTCCGGGGCGCAGTGCTGCAAACGCGAAGCGTCCGGATGATCGTTAGTGCGGCATCCAGCAAAACGGAGCGATCGGGCCTACCGGGACATCAACGCGCGTCACAGCGCGGCCATTCCCGCTTAAGCGACGGAGAAAGCTCGCAAAATGAGCAAGCGTAAGGCTTCGAAGTACAAGATTGACCGACGCCTCGGCGTCAACCTCTGGGGCCGTCCGAAGAGCCCGTTCAACAAGCGCCCGTATGGCCCCGGCCAGCACGGCCAGCGCCGCAAGAAGGTCTCCGACTACGGCCTGCAGCTCGCCGCCAAGCAGAAGCTGAAGGGCTACTACGGCTCGATCGGCGAGAAGCAGTTCCGCAAGTACTACGAGGAGGCCACGCGCCGTAAGGGCGATACCTCCGAGAACCTGATCGAGCTGCTGGAGCGCCGTCTGGCGACCGTGGTCTACCGCTCGAAGTTCGTGCCAACCGTGTTCGCCGCCCGGCAGTTCGTGAACCACGGCCACGTGCTGGTGAACGGCAAGCGCGTCAACGTCCCCTCCTACAAGGTGCAGGACGGCGACGTGGTGCAGGTCGACCCGAAGAAGAAGGACATGCAGCTCGTGTTCGAGGGCCAGGAGTCCAGCGAGCGCGATCTGCCGGACTACATCGAGGTCGACAGCAACGACCTGAAGGC
This genomic window contains:
- a CDS encoding RNA methyltransferase, producing the protein MAREKPLPVPDGPQPAIVLVRPQLGQNIGMAARAMLNCGLSDLRLVAPRDGWPNADAQAAAVNARAVVDQARVYDSTHEAVAEMARVYATTARARDQVKWVLTPRATGADLRAAVRDEGPAAVLFGPEKQGLENDEVALADTLIRAPLNPGFTSLNLAQAVLMIAYEWWTAEEASPAVKLVSGRQNSGRAARVEEFDNFMARLEARLEAAGYFNIPEKRPAMVRNLRNIFARARPTAAEIDSLHGMVKALWEAPKVTRRPREQERETDD
- the rpsD gene encoding 30S ribosomal protein S4; protein product: MSKRKASKYKIDRRLGVNLWGRPKSPFNKRPYGPGQHGQRRKKVSDYGLQLAAKQKLKGYYGSIGEKQFRKYYEEATRRKGDTSENLIELLERRLATVVYRSKFVPTVFAARQFVNHGHVLVNGKRVNVPSYKVQDGDVVQVDPKKKDMQLVFEGQESSERDLPDYIEVDSNDLKATFQRGPKLADVPYPTTMEPNLVIEYYSR